The following proteins are co-located in the Ruminococcaceae bacterium KH2T8 genome:
- a CDS encoding phosphoribosylaminoimidazole-succinocarboxamide synthase translates to MMIKDTDFIDLPVFIKGKVRNVYDLGDSLLMIVTDRISAFDVVFDELIPDKGKVLSSISAFWFDFTKDIIPNHVISTDPKDYPMGLDKYEEELKGRSMLVKKVDMLPAECIVRGYLEGSALKEYKAHGTVGGIKMPEGMVQGDKLPEPLFTPSTKAEEGHDINITFEQLVELLGEEDANALKNATLALYNKVSEFALTKGLILADTKFEFGKIDGKLVVADEMFTPDSSRFWDVNDYEPGHAQKSFDKQYLREWLETLDWDKTYPAPKLPDEVIAKTAEKYKECYSRITGKEIE, encoded by the coding sequence ATGATGATCAAAGACACAGATTTTATCGATTTGCCCGTATTCATCAAGGGTAAGGTTAGAAACGTATACGATCTTGGAGATTCTCTCCTCATGATCGTAACAGACAGGATCTCTGCTTTCGATGTAGTATTCGATGAGCTGATCCCCGATAAGGGCAAGGTATTGTCCTCCATTTCCGCCTTCTGGTTTGATTTCACCAAGGACATCATCCCTAATCACGTGATCTCTACGGATCCTAAGGACTATCCCATGGGTCTTGATAAGTACGAGGAAGAGCTCAAGGGCAGATCCATGCTCGTTAAGAAGGTCGACATGCTTCCCGCTGAGTGCATCGTAAGAGGTTACCTCGAAGGTTCCGCTCTCAAGGAGTACAAGGCTCACGGTACTGTAGGCGGCATCAAGATGCCCGAGGGTATGGTTCAGGGCGATAAGCTCCCCGAGCCTCTTTTCACACCTTCCACTAAGGCTGAAGAGGGTCACGACATCAACATCACTTTCGAGCAGCTCGTCGAGCTCCTCGGCGAAGAAGATGCAAATGCTCTTAAGAATGCTACACTCGCTCTTTACAACAAGGTATCCGAGTTCGCACTTACAAAGGGACTCATCCTTGCAGATACAAAGTTCGAGTTCGGTAAGATCGACGGCAAGCTCGTTGTTGCCGACGAGATGTTCACACCCGATTCTTCAAGATTCTGGGATGTTAACGATTACGAGCCCGGTCATGCTCAGAAGAGCTTTGACAAGCAGTACTTGAGAGAGTGGCTCGAGACCCTCGACTGGGATAAGACATATCCCGCTCCCAAGCTTCCCGATGAGGTCATCGCTAAGACAGCCGAGAAGTATAAGGAGTGCTACTCCAGGATCACAGGTAAGGAAATCGAATAA
- a CDS encoding imidazole glycerol phosphate synthase subunit hisH, which translates to MIAIIDYGMGNLASVSKALTYIHYESVITSDPEVIRKADGVILPGVGAYGPAMEALKKTGLDIAVKEAAASGKPLLGICLGMQLMLSGSEEGANGGELIEGLNIIPGKVLKFPAADTVEKGLKVPQIGWNKLTDVTGELMRDGDFVYFVHSFYCLPDDDGDSAAKTEYGIKYTAALQRGNIFATQFHPEKSGEAGLQMLIRFARRTRT; encoded by the coding sequence TTGATCGCGATAATTGATTACGGAATGGGCAACCTGGCTTCGGTCAGTAAAGCCCTCACATACATACACTACGAATCGGTGATCACATCAGATCCCGAAGTCATCCGCAAGGCTGACGGCGTCATCCTCCCGGGAGTCGGTGCATACGGTCCCGCGATGGAGGCTCTTAAGAAGACGGGGCTCGATATCGCCGTGAAGGAAGCGGCAGCTTCGGGAAAGCCGCTTCTGGGCATCTGCCTCGGAATGCAGCTCATGCTGTCAGGTTCCGAAGAGGGTGCAAACGGTGGCGAGCTCATCGAGGGTCTTAACATAATCCCGGGAAAGGTACTGAAGTTTCCTGCTGCAGACACCGTAGAGAAGGGACTTAAGGTTCCCCAGATCGGCTGGAACAAGCTGACCGATGTTACGGGCGAGCTCATGAGAGACGGAGATTTCGTTTATTTCGTTCACTCATTCTACTGCCTTCCCGACGATGACGGGGACAGTGCCGCAAAGACAGAGTACGGCATAAAGTACACCGCCGCTCTTCAGAGAGGCAACATCTTTGCTACACAGTTCCACCCGGAAAAGAGCGGTGAAGCGGGACTTCAGATGCTCATCAGATTCGCAAGGAGAACAAGAACATGA
- a CDS encoding imidazoleglycerol-phosphate dehydratase, whose amino-acid sequence MARTAEIKRTTGETDISIKIDIDGQGKSDIDTGIGFFDHMLTALSKHSGMDLDIKCKGDLYVDAHHSVEDVGIALGQAFAQAMGDKKGIVRYGSARCPLDEALGDAVIDISGRPFIVFNCEFTADKCGEMDTQLFEEFFRSFAFNAGITLHISSPYGVNDHHKAEAMFKSLARAIRQAAAIDTRFKDQVISTKGVL is encoded by the coding sequence ATGGCAAGAACAGCTGAGATCAAGAGAACAACAGGTGAGACCGACATCTCGATAAAGATCGATATCGACGGTCAGGGCAAGAGCGATATCGATACGGGTATCGGATTCTTCGATCACATGCTCACGGCTCTTTCCAAGCACTCGGGAATGGATCTCGATATTAAGTGCAAGGGAGATCTCTATGTAGATGCACATCACTCCGTAGAGGATGTAGGTATCGCTCTGGGACAGGCTTTCGCTCAGGCAATGGGCGACAAGAAGGGTATCGTAAGGTACGGCAGTGCCAGATGTCCTCTCGATGAGGCTTTGGGTGATGCGGTGATCGATATCTCAGGCAGACCATTTATCGTATTTAACTGCGAGTTTACCGCGGATAAGTGCGGAGAGATGGATACCCAGCTCTTCGAGGAATTCTTCAGATCGTTCGCTTTCAATGCAGGTATCACATTGCACATCAGCAGCCCTTACGGCGTGAACGATCACCACAAGGCTGAGGCTATGTTCAAGTCTCTTGCCAGAGCTATAAGACAGGCTGCGGCCATCGATACGCGATTCAAGGATCAGGTCATATCGACCAAAGGCGTCCTTTGA